From Sphingomonas bisphenolicum, one genomic window encodes:
- a CDS encoding cell division protein FtsQ/DivIB codes for MAEARIRRGGTARLSSAKGRVNAGKSGGGRGRALKRQSSLDRLVEMLPVSEATLQRMASWAIVGIFGAIVIAIAIFMGLPGMARQQAADIAARAGFEVDKVEVRGVERMDELPVYNIALGQVDRSMLSLDLPRVRSEMLKLGWVKDARISRRLPDTLVVDIVERDPVAVWQHNGQLHLIDVSGVVLQSVSASAMPDLPLVVGPNANRQTAGLNRLMENAPALKPMLAGATWVGNRRWDLRFQSGETLSLPEGDKDSAGALVNFARMDGVNRLLGRGIVKFDMRDPDRFVLRLPQGKVEEKPVDDGTKDVAAATPGEEG; via the coding sequence ATGGCTGAGGCACGGATCAGGCGCGGCGGCACCGCGCGGCTGAGCAGCGCGAAGGGCAGGGTGAACGCCGGCAAGTCCGGGGGCGGTCGCGGCCGCGCCCTGAAGCGCCAGAGCAGCCTCGACCGGCTGGTCGAGATGCTGCCGGTCAGCGAAGCCACGCTGCAACGCATGGCGAGCTGGGCCATCGTCGGCATCTTCGGCGCCATCGTCATCGCCATCGCCATCTTCATGGGCCTGCCCGGCATGGCCCGGCAGCAGGCGGCAGACATCGCGGCGCGCGCCGGCTTCGAGGTCGACAAGGTCGAAGTGCGCGGCGTCGAACGGATGGATGAACTGCCGGTCTATAATATCGCCCTGGGGCAGGTGGATCGCTCCATGCTCTCGCTCGACCTGCCCAGGGTGCGCAGCGAGATGCTCAAGCTCGGCTGGGTCAAGGATGCGCGCATTTCCCGCCGCCTGCCCGATACGCTGGTGGTCGACATCGTCGAGCGTGATCCTGTCGCGGTGTGGCAGCATAATGGCCAGTTGCACCTGATCGACGTGTCGGGCGTGGTGTTGCAGTCGGTGTCCGCCAGCGCGATGCCCGACCTGCCGCTGGTCGTCGGCCCCAACGCCAATCGCCAGACGGCGGGCCTTAACCGGCTGATGGAAAACGCCCCGGCGCTCAAGCCGATGCTGGCCGGCGCGACCTGGGTCGGGAACCGCCGCTGGGATCTGCGCTTTCAGTCGGGTGAGACGCTCTCCCTGCCGGAGGGCGACAAGGATTCAGCGGGCGCCTTGGTGAATTTCGCAAGGATGGACGGCGTCAATCGCCTGCTGGGTCGCGGCATCGTCAAGTTCGACATGCGTGATCCCGACCGTTTCGTCCTGCGCCTGCCGCAGGGCAAGGTGGAGGAAAAGCCGGTGGACGACGGGACGAAGGACGTCGCCGCCGCGACGCCGGGCGAGGAAGGCTAA
- a CDS encoding D-alanine--D-alanine ligase, which yields MTRGPWHVAVLMGGWSAERPVSLSSGEGVAKALESRGHTVTRIDMDRNVAARLAEARADVIFNALHGVPGEDGTVQGMMDLMGLTYTHSGLATSVIAIDKQLTKQALVPHGIPMPGGQIVESESLFTADPLPRPYVLKPVNEGSSVGVAIVTAEGNYGNPIARGSVGPWQDFPELLAEPYIRGRELTTAVLGDEALLVTELRPKSGFYDFDAKYTDGMTEHVCPADLPPEITEACKAIALRAHQLLGCKGASRADFRWDDTQGIEGLFLLEVNTQPGMTPLSLVPEQAAKLGIDYATLVETIVEEALNRAQGPDKAGNGDG from the coding sequence GTGACCCGTGGCCCCTGGCATGTCGCCGTCCTCATGGGCGGCTGGTCGGCGGAACGCCCCGTCTCTTTGTCCTCCGGCGAAGGTGTGGCCAAGGCGCTGGAATCGCGCGGCCATACCGTCACCCGCATCGACATGGACCGCAACGTCGCCGCCCGCCTGGCGGAGGCCAGGGCGGACGTGATCTTCAACGCGCTGCACGGCGTTCCGGGCGAAGACGGCACGGTGCAGGGCATGATGGACCTGATGGGCCTCACCTACACCCATAGCGGCCTTGCCACCTCGGTGATCGCGATCGACAAGCAATTGACCAAGCAGGCGCTCGTGCCCCACGGCATCCCCATGCCCGGCGGCCAGATCGTGGAAAGCGAAAGCCTCTTCACCGCCGATCCGCTGCCGCGCCCCTATGTGCTCAAACCCGTCAACGAGGGCAGCTCGGTCGGCGTCGCCATCGTCACGGCCGAGGGCAATTATGGTAACCCCATCGCCCGCGGCAGCGTCGGTCCATGGCAGGATTTTCCCGAACTGCTTGCCGAACCCTATATTCGCGGCCGCGAACTCACCACGGCGGTTCTGGGCGATGAGGCACTGCTCGTCACCGAATTGCGTCCCAAGAGCGGATTCTACGATTTCGACGCCAAATATACCGACGGCATGACCGAACATGTCTGCCCCGCCGACCTGCCGCCGGAGATTACCGAGGCCTGCAAGGCGATCGCGCTGCGCGCCCACCAGTTGCTGGGCTGCAAGGGCGCATCGCGCGCCGATTTCCGCTGGGACGACACGCAGGGGATCGAAGGGCTTTTCCTGCTGGAGGTCAATACCCAGCCGGGCATGACCCCGCTCAGCCTCGTCCCCGAACAGGCGGCAAAGCTGGGCATTGACTATGCCACGCTGGTGGAGACTATTGTCGAGGAGGCGCTGAACCGCGCCCAAGGGCCAGACAAGGCAGGAAATGGTGATGGCTGA
- the murB gene encoding UDP-N-acetylmuramate dehydrogenase: MGHARLSATIALPPVRGTLKADAPLAPLVWFKAGGAAQWLFEPKDADDLSDFLAMLDPEVPVMALGLGSNLIVRDGGVPGVVVRLGKPFAKVVVLDETTLTCGGGASGILVSSTARDAGIAGLEFLRSIPGTVGGFVRMNGGAYGRETRDILLSCEVVLRSGEQVTLLNRDLAYTYRHSNLTDGAIVVSATFRGEPGEPAAIQAEMDRIAAAREESQPLRSKTGGSTFKNPDGHKAWQLVDEAGCRGLQMGGAQVSEKHTNFLLNSGDASSADIEALGEEVRRRVKDKSGIELEWEIQRVGIVK; the protein is encoded by the coding sequence GTGGGGCATGCGCGGTTGAGCGCGACGATCGCCCTTCCGCCGGTGCGCGGCACGTTGAAGGCCGACGCCCCGCTGGCCCCGCTCGTCTGGTTCAAGGCGGGCGGCGCAGCGCAATGGCTGTTCGAACCGAAGGATGCGGACGATCTGTCCGATTTCCTCGCCATGCTGGACCCGGAAGTGCCGGTGATGGCGCTGGGCCTCGGCTCCAACCTCATCGTCCGCGACGGCGGCGTGCCGGGCGTGGTCGTACGTCTGGGCAAGCCCTTCGCCAAGGTCGTGGTGCTGGATGAAACCACGCTGACCTGCGGCGGCGGCGCGTCAGGCATCCTCGTCTCCTCGACCGCGCGCGACGCGGGCATAGCGGGCCTGGAGTTTCTGCGTTCCATCCCCGGCACGGTCGGCGGATTCGTGCGCATGAACGGCGGCGCCTATGGCCGCGAGACGCGCGACATATTGCTGTCCTGCGAGGTCGTGCTGCGGTCGGGCGAACAGGTGACGCTCCTGAACCGTGACCTTGCCTATACCTACCGCCATTCCAACCTGACCGATGGCGCGATCGTGGTGTCGGCGACCTTCCGCGGCGAACCGGGCGAGCCGGCCGCGATCCAGGCGGAAATGGACCGCATCGCCGCCGCGCGCGAGGAAAGCCAGCCGCTGCGCAGCAAGACGGGCGGATCGACCTTCAAGAACCCCGACGGGCACAAGGCCTGGCAGTTGGTGGACGAAGCGGGCTGTCGCGGCCTTCAGATGGGCGGCGCGCAGGTGAGCGAGAAGCACACCAATTTCCTGCTCAACAGCGGCGACGCCAGCAGCGCCGATATCGAAGCGCTGGGCGAAGAAGTCCGCCGCCGGGTCAAAGACAAAAGTGGAATAGAATTGGAATGGGAAATTCAGCGCGTCGGGATCGTGAAGTGA
- the murC gene encoding UDP-N-acetylmuramate--L-alanine ligase — translation MKGVGTDIGTIHFIGIGGIGMSGIAEVMHNLGYDVQGSDVAEGYVVEGLRAKGIRVMIGHKAENLGDAAVVVTSTAIKRGNPEVELALENRVPVIRRAEMLAELMRLKSTVAVAGTHGKTTTTSMVAALLDAGGVDPTVINGGIINSYGSNARLGNSDWMVVEADESDGSFLRLDGTIAVVTNIDPEHLDHYGSFDRVKDAFVEFVGNVPFYGAALLCLDHPEVQAILPRVQDRRIVTYGFSAQADIRGDNVVSFPGGNRFDIQVRERDGSTRKIEGIEMPMPGRHNVLNAMAAIGVALHMGIDDATIQTGFAKFGGVKRRFTNVGQIAIAGGTATVIDDYGHHPVEIKAVLAAAREGAKGRVIAVVQPHRFTRLRDLMDEFQQAFNDADIVYAAPVYTAGEQPIEGVDSAALVAGLKRRGHRHASTVTDAADLASLVAADIQPDDMVICLGAGDITKWAAGLSAAVSAKVKEAV, via the coding sequence ATGAAGGGTGTCGGCACGGACATCGGCACGATCCATTTCATCGGCATTGGCGGCATCGGCATGTCCGGCATCGCCGAAGTGATGCATAATCTGGGTTATGACGTTCAGGGGTCGGACGTGGCCGAAGGCTATGTGGTCGAGGGGCTGCGGGCCAAGGGCATCCGCGTGATGATCGGTCATAAGGCGGAAAATCTGGGCGACGCCGCTGTGGTCGTCACCTCCACCGCGATCAAGCGCGGCAATCCGGAGGTCGAGCTGGCGCTGGAAAATCGCGTCCCCGTCATCCGCCGCGCCGAAATGCTGGCCGAACTGATGCGCCTCAAATCCACCGTCGCGGTGGCGGGCACCCATGGCAAGACCACGACGACGTCGATGGTGGCGGCGCTGCTGGACGCGGGCGGCGTCGATCCCACCGTCATCAACGGCGGCATCATCAACAGCTATGGCTCCAACGCGCGCCTCGGCAACAGCGACTGGATGGTGGTCGAGGCCGACGAAAGCGACGGCAGCTTCCTGCGCCTGGACGGCACGATCGCGGTCGTCACCAATATCGATCCCGAACATCTCGACCATTATGGCAGCTTCGACCGGGTGAAGGACGCCTTTGTCGAGTTCGTCGGCAACGTCCCCTTCTACGGCGCGGCCCTGCTGTGCCTGGATCATCCCGAAGTGCAGGCGATCCTGCCGCGCGTGCAGGACCGGCGGATCGTGACCTATGGTTTTTCCGCGCAGGCCGACATTCGCGGCGACAATGTCGTCAGCTTCCCCGGCGGCAACCGCTTCGACATCCAGGTGCGCGAGCGCGACGGATCGACGCGGAAGATCGAGGGTATCGAAATGCCGATGCCCGGCCGCCATAATGTGCTGAACGCCATGGCGGCGATCGGCGTCGCGCTGCACATGGGCATCGACGACGCGACGATCCAGACCGGCTTCGCCAAGTTCGGCGGGGTCAAGCGTCGCTTCACCAATGTCGGGCAGATCGCCATCGCAGGCGGCACCGCCACCGTGATCGACGATTATGGCCACCACCCGGTCGAGATCAAGGCGGTCCTCGCCGCCGCGCGAGAAGGCGCGAAAGGCCGCGTCATCGCCGTGGTGCAGCCGCACCGCTTCACCCGCCTGCGCGACCTGATGGACGAGTTCCAGCAGGCCTTCAACGATGCCGACATCGTCTATGCCGCCCCGGTCTATACGGCGGGCGAGCAGCCGATAGAGGGCGTGGACAGCGCCGCTTTGGTCGCCGGCCTCAAGCGCCGCGGCCATCGCCATGCCTCCACCGTCACCGATGCCGCCGACCTCGCGTCGCTGGTCGCCGCCGATATCCAGCCGGACGACATGGTCATCTGCCTGGGCGCGGGGGACATCACCAAATGGGCGGCGGGGCTGTCGGCGGCCGTGTCCGCCAAGGTCAAGGAAGCGGTCTGA
- the murG gene encoding undecaprenyldiphospho-muramoylpentapeptide beta-N-acetylglucosaminyltransferase, with the protein MSISRHFVLAAGGTGGHMIPAHAVAEELMARGHHVALVTDERGAKIPGIFDHAPDNRAQVHVMPAGRMTKNPSSWPGALKAILAGRAMARRLNETFRPTAVVGFGGYPAMPALLGALADGIPTAIHEQNAVLGRVNRLLAGRVDAIATAYPNVERLKDGYAGKVHLIGNPVREEVKQLREEDFPALTDESVFRVLVIGGSQGATILSSVVPEGLSMLPVALRRRLQVTQQCRAEDIDRVRKTYAEMEIPADLATYFNDVPEKLGWSHLVIARAGASTLAELTCAGRPAILIPLPSAMDDHQTANAREMTEAGGARTIPQARFTAVELAKQMQKMALEPGALLNAAKRARGCGRPHAARDMADLLESIGTAPILNDPVRVGPTPTTLNLQGVPA; encoded by the coding sequence ATGAGCATTTCCCGTCACTTCGTCCTCGCCGCCGGCGGGACGGGGGGCCATATGATTCCAGCGCACGCCGTCGCCGAAGAGCTGATGGCGCGGGGCCATCATGTCGCGCTCGTCACCGATGAGCGCGGCGCGAAAATCCCCGGCATTTTCGATCACGCGCCAGACAATCGGGCGCAGGTCCATGTCATGCCCGCGGGACGCATGACCAAGAATCCGTCGAGCTGGCCGGGCGCCCTGAAGGCGATCCTGGCAGGCCGCGCCATGGCCCGCCGTTTGAACGAAACCTTCCGCCCCACCGCCGTCGTCGGCTTTGGCGGCTATCCCGCCATGCCCGCGCTGCTGGGCGCATTGGCGGACGGCATTCCGACCGCCATCCATGAGCAGAATGCGGTTCTGGGCCGGGTCAACCGCCTGCTGGCCGGCCGCGTCGACGCCATCGCGACCGCCTATCCGAATGTCGAACGGCTCAAGGACGGCTATGCGGGCAAGGTCCATCTGATCGGCAATCCGGTGCGCGAAGAAGTGAAACAGTTGCGCGAAGAGGATTTCCCCGCGCTGACCGACGAAAGCGTGTTCCGCGTGCTGGTGATCGGCGGCAGCCAGGGCGCGACGATCCTGTCCAGCGTCGTGCCAGAAGGTCTGTCGATGCTGCCGGTCGCGCTGCGCCGCCGGTTGCAGGTGACGCAGCAATGCCGCGCCGAGGATATCGATCGCGTGCGCAAGACCTATGCGGAGATGGAAATTCCCGCCGACCTCGCCACCTATTTCAACGACGTGCCCGAAAAGCTGGGCTGGTCGCATCTGGTGATCGCGCGCGCGGGTGCCTCGACGCTGGCCGAACTCACCTGCGCCGGGCGTCCCGCGATCCTGATCCCGCTGCCCAGCGCGATGGACGATCACCAGACCGCCAATGCCAGGGAAATGACCGAGGCGGGCGGCGCGCGCACGATACCGCAGGCCCGCTTCACCGCGGTCGAACTGGCCAAGCAGATGCAGAAAATGGCGCTGGAACCCGGCGCGCTGCTGAACGCGGCGAAGCGCGCGCGCGGCTGCGGCCGCCCCCATGCGGCGCGCGACATGGCCGACCTGCTCGAAAGCATCGGCACTGCGCCGATCTTGAACGATCCGGTGCGGGTCGGGCCGACGCCCACCACGCTCAATTTGCAGGGTGTCCCGGCGTGA
- a CDS encoding FtsW/RodA/SpoVE family cell cycle protein, with protein sequence MFKAGELVKGFRTRTVPRERTALAIWFWEIDRVLLSLIVTLMAIGLVAVAAASPVAAIDRSTASVAVNPLIYFYRQLMWVFIGLPIMLVISMLPRPQARRLAIFGCAFFFVMLLCVPILGSTVNGAKRWIDLPGFRFQPSEFLKPVFVVALAWLLSLRTKDMSLPVVPLSFCVTGLIAIILMRQPDFGQTVIFAACLGVLLLLSGVSMRFIGAMGGVALVGLIAVYMFYENGRQRVNDFLGIGVQLDAGPDQTDLAFRTISHGGFTGVGPGGGQNKFRLPEAHTDYIFSVIGEEFGLLACIAIACVYLAIVVRVLLRLLDEEDVFTILAAAGLTTQFGLQAIINMGVNAQIFPSKGMTLPFISYGGSSMLALCIGVGLLLAFTRRNPFMGRHTVVKWSGR encoded by the coding sequence ATGTTCAAGGCTGGCGAACTGGTGAAGGGGTTCCGCACCCGCACCGTGCCGCGCGAACGGACGGCGCTTGCCATCTGGTTCTGGGAGATCGACCGCGTCCTGCTGTCGCTGATCGTCACCTTGATGGCGATCGGGCTGGTCGCGGTCGCGGCCGCGTCCCCCGTCGCGGCGATCGACCGGTCGACGGCGTCGGTGGCGGTCAATCCGCTCATCTATTTCTACCGTCAATTGATGTGGGTCTTCATCGGCCTGCCGATCATGCTGGTCATCTCGATGCTCCCCCGGCCGCAGGCGCGGCGGCTGGCGATATTCGGCTGCGCCTTCTTCTTCGTCATGCTGCTGTGCGTGCCGATATTGGGATCGACGGTGAACGGCGCGAAGCGCTGGATCGACCTGCCCGGCTTCCGCTTCCAGCCGTCCGAGTTCCTCAAGCCCGTCTTCGTCGTGGCGCTGGCCTGGCTGCTGTCGCTGCGGACCAAGGATATGAGCCTGCCGGTCGTGCCCTTGAGCTTCTGCGTCACTGGCCTCATCGCCATAATCCTGATGCGCCAGCCCGACTTTGGCCAGACCGTCATCTTCGCCGCCTGCCTTGGCGTGTTGCTGCTGCTGTCGGGCGTGTCGATGCGCTTCATCGGCGCGATGGGCGGGGTGGCGCTGGTCGGGTTGATCGCAGTCTATATGTTCTATGAAAATGGCCGCCAGCGCGTGAACGACTTTCTGGGCATCGGCGTCCAGCTCGACGCCGGCCCGGACCAGACCGATCTTGCCTTCCGCACCATTTCCCATGGCGGCTTCACCGGTGTCGGGCCGGGTGGGGGCCAGAACAAGTTCCGCCTGCCCGAAGCGCATACCGATTACATCTTCTCGGTCATCGGCGAAGAGTTCGGCCTGCTCGCCTGCATCGCCATCGCCTGCGTCTATCTCGCCATCGTAGTGCGCGTGCTGTTGCGCCTGCTGGACGAGGAAGATGTGTTCACCATCCTCGCCGCTGCGGGTCTCACCACCCAGTTCGGGTTGCAGGCGATCATCAATATGGGCGTCAATGCGCAGATATTTCCGTCAAAGGGTATGACGCTGCCCTTTATCAGCTATGGCGGCTCCTCTATGCTGGCGCTCTGCATCGGGGTCGGCCTGCTGCTCGCCTTTACCCGGCGCAATCCCTTCATGGGCCGGCATACCGTCGTCAAATGGAGTGGTCGATGA
- the murD gene encoding UDP-N-acetylmuramoyl-L-alanine--D-glutamate ligase, with protein MIVSEAFAGKRYAVLGLARSGLATVETLVASGARVVAWDSREEARALVEGKAELGDPMEIDLSGFDGIVVSPGVPLNRHPIAMRAKIAGVPIIGDIELFALARPTLPPHKVVGITGTNGKSTTTALIHHIIEQAGFPTVMGGNIGLPILSQPPLEPNLHGVGVYVLELSSYQIDLTRSLDCDVAVLLNITPDHLDRYDGFEGYVASKARLFAMQSTEHVAVIAVEDSASRIIASDTAAPLKAVHSRDIDPVAQLTWPALQGPHNAQNAAVAIAVATALDIDPDTIDNALASYASLPHRMQAVGTHNGVLYVNDSKATNAASTAPALAAWPAKDGKPRIHWILGGVAKSDNLDECVPHFGNVAHAYTIGEAGHMFADLLRPHMAVDDSEMLSAAVRRAARIAQPGDVVLLSPACASFDQFRDFEARGDAFAAAVAALGSTGD; from the coding sequence ATGATCGTTTCGGAGGCATTTGCGGGCAAGCGTTACGCCGTGCTGGGTCTGGCGCGGTCGGGCCTGGCGACGGTCGAGACGCTGGTCGCCAGCGGCGCGCGTGTCGTGGCATGGGACAGTCGGGAGGAAGCGCGCGCTCTGGTCGAGGGCAAGGCGGAACTGGGCGACCCGATGGAGATCGACCTCAGCGGCTTTGACGGCATCGTCGTGTCGCCGGGCGTGCCATTGAACCGCCACCCGATCGCGATGCGCGCGAAGATCGCTGGCGTCCCGATCATCGGCGATATCGAACTGTTCGCGCTCGCCCGTCCGACGTTGCCGCCGCACAAGGTCGTCGGCATCACCGGCACCAACGGCAAGTCGACCACCACGGCGCTGATCCACCACATCATCGAGCAGGCGGGTTTCCCCACGGTGATGGGCGGCAATATCGGCCTGCCGATCCTGAGCCAGCCGCCGTTGGAACCCAATTTGCATGGCGTGGGCGTCTATGTGCTGGAACTGTCCAGCTACCAGATCGACCTGACCCGCAGCCTGGACTGCGACGTCGCGGTATTGCTCAACATCACGCCCGACCATCTTGATCGGTACGATGGGTTCGAAGGCTATGTCGCGTCCAAGGCACGGCTGTTTGCGATGCAGTCGACCGAGCATGTCGCGGTTATAGCTGTTGAAGATTCCGCGAGCCGAATTATTGCTTCAGACACGGCAGCGCCTCTGAAGGCTGTCCATTCTCGCGACATCGATCCCGTCGCCCAATTGACCTGGCCCGCCCTGCAAGGCCCGCACAACGCCCAGAACGCGGCGGTGGCCATCGCCGTCGCAACGGCCCTGGATATCGACCCCGATACCATCGACAACGCCCTCGCCAGCTACGCCTCGCTCCCGCACCGGATGCAGGCGGTCGGCACGCATAACGGCGTCCTCTACGTCAACGACAGCAAGGCGACCAACGCCGCCTCCACCGCGCCCGCGCTCGCCGCCTGGCCGGCAAAGGACGGCAAGCCCCGTATCCACTGGATCCTGGGCGGCGTCGCCAAATCCGACAATCTGGACGAATGCGTCCCCCATTTCGGCAATGTCGCCCACGCCTATACCATCGGTGAAGCGGGGCATATGTTCGCCGATCTGCTGCGGCCGCATATGGCGGTGGACGACAGTGAAATGCTAAGCGCCGCCGTCCGCCGCGCCGCGCGCATCGCGCAGCCGGGGGATGTGGTGCTATTGTCGCCCGCCTGCGCCAGTTTCGACCAGTTTCGCGATTTCGAAGCGCGCGGCGATGCCTTCGCTGCCGCCGTCGCGGCGTTGGGATCGACGGGCGATTAA
- the mraY gene encoding phospho-N-acetylmuramoyl-pentapeptide-transferase, which translates to MLYWLAETLDFAGVFNLIRYLSFRAGAAIFTALLIGLVIGPKFIGWLRVRQGKGQPIRDDGPQTHLAKRGTPTMGGLMILTSMVISVLLWMDLSSTYVWACLFVTLGFGAIGFLDDYDKVTKASHKGLSGKMRLLFEFLIAGFAAWMIVNQHGNTALYVPFYNGPAIELGPFYFCFAAFVIVAFGNAVNLTDGLDGLATMPVIIASLAFMLIVYLVGRADFAAYLGIPHVPGAGNLTILCGAIIGSGLAFLWFNAPPAAVFMGDTGSLALGGTIGVIAVTAHHEIVLGIIGGLFVVEALSVIIQVFFYKRTGKRVFKMAPIHHHFEQLGWAEPTVVIRFWIIAFVLALAGLATLKLR; encoded by the coding sequence ATGCTCTACTGGCTGGCCGAAACGCTCGATTTCGCGGGGGTGTTCAACCTCATCCGCTACCTGTCCTTCCGTGCGGGCGCGGCGATCTTCACCGCGTTGCTGATCGGCCTGGTCATCGGCCCCAAATTCATCGGCTGGCTGCGCGTCCGCCAGGGCAAGGGGCAGCCGATCCGCGACGACGGCCCCCAGACCCACCTCGCCAAGCGCGGCACGCCCACCATGGGCGGCCTGATGATCCTGACCTCGATGGTCATTTCGGTGCTGCTGTGGATGGACCTGTCCTCCACCTATGTCTGGGCCTGCCTGTTCGTGACCCTGGGCTTCGGCGCGATCGGCTTCCTCGACGATTATGACAAGGTGACCAAGGCCAGCCACAAGGGACTGTCGGGCAAGATGCGCCTGCTGTTCGAATTCCTCATCGCGGGCTTTGCCGCCTGGATGATCGTCAACCAGCATGGCAATACCGCGCTCTACGTGCCCTTCTACAATGGCCCGGCGATCGAGCTGGGGCCATTTTACTTCTGCTTCGCCGCCTTCGTCATCGTCGCCTTCGGCAATGCGGTGAACCTGACCGATGGCCTCGACGGCCTCGCCACCATGCCGGTCATCATCGCCAGCCTTGCCTTCATGCTGATCGTCTATCTGGTCGGTCGGGCCGACTTCGCCGCCTATCTGGGCATCCCGCACGTGCCGGGCGCGGGGAACCTGACCATATTGTGTGGGGCGATCATCGGGTCGGGCCTCGCCTTCCTCTGGTTCAACGCGCCGCCCGCCGCGGTGTTCATGGGCGACACGGGGTCGCTGGCGCTGGGCGGAACGATCGGGGTGATCGCGGTCACCGCCCATCATGAGATCGTGCTGGGCATTATCGGCGGCCTCTTCGTCGTGGAGGCGCTGTCGGTCATCATCCAGGTCTTCTTCTACAAGCGCACCGGCAAGCGCGTGTTCAAGATGGCGCCGATCCACCATCATTTCGAGCAACTGGGCTGGGCCGAGCCGACCGTGGTGATCCGTTTCTGGATCATCGCCTTCGTGCTGGCGCTCGCCGGTCTCGCCACCCTGAAGCTGAGGTGA
- a CDS encoding UDP-N-acetylmuramoyl-tripeptide--D-alanyl-D-alanine ligase: MPDLWTSTEIAEATGGAASAPFAVSGVAFDSREVGQGDLFVAMKGETTDGHRFIDKAFGQGAAGAIVSEPVAHPHILVPDSAAALEALGKASRKRMGGKVIGVTGSVGKTGTKEALFQALDRAAPGQVHRSVKSYNNHVGVPLSLARMPRGSAHGVFEMGMNHAGELSALTRQVRPHVAIVTAIAPAHIEFFGTEAKIAEAKAEIFEGLQPGGTAIIPYDSPHVALLYNKAERHAARILTFGTSPQADVCAREAVPAPGGGTLVTATLPDAELCFTVAAPGDHWVSNALAVLAAVDAVGGDLAAAGLALAEMPGLPGRGERRILPVAGGEALLIDESYNANPLSMTATLTQLGREKADRRIAILGGMRELGDRSVELHAGLAEPLGTGRVDYAILVGAEMAPLADLLDGIIPYAHVADTAAAIPLIQSEIRAGDAILVKGSNGVGLSRLVAAMADSARDGDRN; encoded by the coding sequence ATGCCAGACCTCTGGACCTCCACCGAAATCGCTGAGGCCACAGGCGGCGCCGCGTCGGCGCCGTTCGCCGTTTCGGGCGTCGCCTTCGACAGTCGCGAAGTCGGGCAGGGCGACCTGTTCGTCGCGATGAAGGGCGAGACGACCGACGGCCACAGGTTCATCGACAAGGCGTTCGGGCAGGGTGCGGCAGGCGCGATCGTCAGCGAGCCGGTGGCGCACCCCCATATCCTGGTGCCCGACAGCGCCGCCGCGCTCGAAGCGCTGGGAAAAGCGTCGCGCAAGCGTATGGGCGGCAAGGTAATCGGCGTGACCGGATCGGTCGGCAAGACCGGCACCAAGGAAGCGTTGTTCCAGGCGCTCGATCGCGCCGCGCCGGGGCAGGTGCATCGCTCGGTCAAAAGCTACAATAATCATGTCGGCGTACCGCTCAGCCTCGCCCGGATGCCGCGCGGGTCGGCCCATGGCGTGTTCGAAATGGGCATGAACCATGCCGGCGAACTGTCCGCCCTGACGCGGCAGGTCCGCCCCCATGTCGCCATCGTCACCGCGATCGCGCCGGCCCATATCGAATTTTTCGGCACGGAGGCGAAGATCGCCGAGGCCAAGGCGGAGATTTTCGAGGGGCTGCAACCCGGCGGCACCGCGATCATCCCCTATGACAGCCCGCATGTCGCGCTGCTCTACAACAAGGCGGAACGCCACGCGGCGCGCATCCTGACCTTCGGCACCAGCCCGCAGGCCGACGTCTGCGCGCGCGAAGCCGTGCCGGCGCCGGGCGGCGGTACGCTGGTCACCGCAACCCTGCCCGACGCGGAGCTGTGCTTCACTGTCGCCGCGCCGGGCGACCATTGGGTGTCGAACGCGCTGGCGGTGCTGGCGGCGGTCGATGCGGTGGGCGGCGATCTGGCCGCAGCGGGCCTGGCGCTCGCCGAAATGCCGGGCCTGCCGGGCCGGGGCGAGCGGCGCATCCTGCCGGTCGCGGGCGGCGAAGCGCTGCTGATCGACGAAAGCTACAACGCCAATCCGCTGTCCATGACCGCGACGCTCACGCAACTGGGCCGCGAAAAGGCCGACCGGCGTATCGCCATATTGGGCGGCATGCGCGAGCTGGGCGACCGCAGCGTGGAACTCCATGCCGGCCTTGCCGAACCGCTCGGTACGGGCCGGGTCGATTATGCGATATTGGTCGGCGCGGAAATGGCGCCGCTGGCCGATCTGCTCGACGGCATCATTCCCTATGCGCATGTCGCCGATACGGCGGCGGCCATTCCCCTCATCCAAAGCGAAATACGCGCGGGCGACGCGATACTGGTCAAAGGCTCGAACGGCGTGGGCTTGTCCCGCCTGGTCGCCGCCATGGCCGACAGCGCCCGTGACGGAGATAGGAACTAA